The sequence below is a genomic window from Gossypium hirsutum isolate 1008001.06 chromosome A11, Gossypium_hirsutum_v2.1, whole genome shotgun sequence.
CTTCCAGATTAAAACCCAATACTGGATCGATAATCTTTTTGCTCTTTCCATTGTTATCCACATTCTATATTCGATTATTTGGGATCCAATTACTTCTCCTATCCCCTTTACAACTCTCATCATTATCTTTTCGAAGCTAAATACTGTTCATCGACAAGGCTCTACGTGATTGGGCACGCAAAGACAGATTCCACCCTAATTCGGTAATTTCCACCCCAAGCAACATCTTAGCTTCACAAAACGAGTCGCTATGCCCCAACTGACCACAGTAGAAACAGAACAGAGATAATCACTCATACTTAAATCTAACATATGAACATCTTCCATTAAACATAACCTGTTTTTTCCTTTTCAATGGTCGTCTGATGTCAATCTGGGCCTTTATACGCATGTAATTACGATTCTCCTTCCCTAAATTTGCATCATCGTATTCCAAAAAATTCCCCAAGAAATTACCCAATTGTACTGctaatttttcagaaaataaacCAACAGGGACATCGTAAATTTGGATCCAAAAAGGGGTAAATATTAATGACACCTTTAACGGGTCCTCCCCCATTTGCAACTTATAAAGAACCAACAAGTGATTATTAAACCAAGGTGAACCCTTTATAACCCGCACCATATCAATTATGTGAAAAAATTGGAATAGGTACCTTTTATCTCCTAGATCCTGGATCTGAACTCCACGGATCGGATGCCACAAATTTGCCATCGTGCTTTTCATGGCTGGGAAGTGGATTATACTGGCTGTTAGAAAGCAACCTACTAGTTGGAATTCACTCATTTCTCTTCCTATGAATGAATCCATTGGAATTTCCAAAATTTAATCCTCTTCTTCGTTAAGTGTCAGACCTGCTAATTTAGTTTCCATTGTTGCAGGTATCGAACGCCAAACTAAAGAATCCTTAAATCAAGCAGGGACTAAAGGCTAATTAGCAGAGCAAGACTTACAAAAAGATGAAAGAATGCCAaaaacaaaagacaaaaaaataagaaaacctAGATACTCATGCCAGCGGCGGCAGACTTAGACTTGCTAGGGTAGCAGACTCTTCGTGTATCCTTTAACTTATATacttaatcaatttatttattaattatagttaacctaattaaacataattaaataaatttaatctaaattaaCACATTTAGTGGATTAAACTTCCACCACAATTTGGTCATAATATAGTGTTCTAATTACTCAATTGGTCCTTTagctaattaaaatttcatagtgattaatttttaccacttttacaatttagttattgtatcttaattaactatctatttGACAAAATTAAGGGACCAAACTATAAATAACCTTTatactaacctcgtaaatattatcAACTATCGGAAATGGAGTTCCGAAATcgctgttttcgacaccactaaaaaacgggttgttacaaatttGATAAACACAcaagtttaaaggctaaaaaaagtgaaaaattaaatggaaaactaaaatgactttttttttgtaatgttGAAGagacaaaaagaacaaaaaaagattATTGGACTAGTAAATATATGTGTAGATAGTTGTTTGTCTTCATTTGTATACTCAAATTCATAACAACATCCTATTATGGAATaacttatattattataaaagttAATTGCATTAGATATTCCTAaactatgattttttaaaattggtcTCCAAACTTCAAAATGTTTTAATTACATCCTCAAACTATCAATATTATAACAATCATGTCCTATTACTAAAAcggttaatttaatcattaaatgacatGTCAAATCATGTGTGGCATAATTTAAAacgaaaacttttaaaaaaagtaGAACGTTAttgcataatttttaaaaattaaaattaaaaaattaaataaaaaagaaatagtgAATGATAAAGCTTTTGTAAAAGCTTCAAAAGCCTCTAAACTAGTATttttacatttattattattattatctcattatatgttttgatgatatctGCTTTTATTGACAAAATacttagaactacccataactTCTCCCCAACTCacaaataggaggataatgtgcttcaacgcTCTCAAACCCACGTCCTCTTGCATCGGCAATAATGTccatgccaatcgagttaagacttaatcgactttcaaaatattcatttctctttaaaaatttcattttaaactatgtCACATAAGATTTGACATCTCATTTAATggttaatttaactattttaataatgaaatgaCCTTATTGATATAGCCTcgataatttagggatttaattaaGGAGCTTAATAGTTTCTTAAATTGATATCTTTAATTTCACTCATTGAagattatttttagttaataaaatatgattaatatatttttcacgtgaaatttaatcattttattgaaataatattttaattaagatcattttcatttaataaatgatGTTAATAGGCTtgcttatatgaaataattatatttttacttgaaATTTTAGATCATACATTGTTATggaaaactaatttaataaaaaaacgtACTTCATAACTATGTATGTTATTGTTATAGGTGAAAAGCAGTTATAGAaggttaaaataaaacataaaaaattgactattctaaaaattgtataatgtaattacaatttaattttgttgatacaagATTGCGGTTTGAAGGTTGGAGGTGGTTCATTTAGAAGGCTAAGAGCCATAAATGACTAAGAAAAGTGAAGACAGGGAGAAAGAGAGAGCGTTTGGAGATAGTTGAGTCGAGAGAGATGGAGTGGACGATTGATTTGTGTCCCTTTCTATTACGAGGACTTTTGTAGATCACATGTCTTTCTTATATCGATAAGCTTATTATTCAATGTAAGACGTTGCTTGTTAGATGAATAAGTAAATTTGATATAATAGAGTAACAGGATATGTTGATCATTCGTGATTGTAGTTTTGTGAGGGTGGTTGGATTTGGCCTTACCATGACCTCGATGAACTATCATATTTAGCGTTGCCTATCATTTGACGGAAACTAACAACGGAACGGTGAAACTTTAAGTGAACGGAGCAACCCATTTAAGTGTAGCACATGTAACAAATTTACATGAAGATAATTgatttttgtaatttatattttagataCCATTGATTTTCCAATATTAAAAGACATAATTGAAACATTATATTGAGTAAAGGaaaacatgaaagaaataattgaGCAAGATTAAACTTTTTTGAGAAGCAAAAACAACCGCAGTATTACAAACAAGGCTTGGAGGTGGTCCAAGTCAACCAGATACTAAATGGGGATATGGGCCATGAATTTGGACAAGGCTTCTGTTGTAGCCTTCCTTCTTTTTTCCAAACTTAGAAAGTGACCGAAAGCCATGTGCCTCTCGTGGGTGTTTCCGGTTACAGTGTCTCCTTCTTAACTTTTCAACATGCATCAACATCAGTAGACGGTACCTACGACAAAACTCCAGTTTGGAAGCCAATAAAAAAGGCTTTTTGACTCTGGGGTTCGTTAGAATCATCTTAGGGAAGTATGTTAATTTCTTATCAAGTTCCTTTTTTTCTCTTCATCTCCATTAATTataatgaaatttttgttaaaaatagagCTTAGAGGAATAAAGACCACCAGCAAAATAAACAGCAAAGCTTGTGAAATCGATGACACGATAGGAGTGATGGTAAGTTCTTCTCAACTTAAATTTCTCTttgtgtgtttatatatatatatgtattccaTTAAAATTATACACTTCATAAGCTTATAATGAAGATGATACCTTGGATATACCGACATCTTTAGTGTTTTCTTATGCTTTAAAAGATCCAGTCACCTACTACAGGGAACTTGTCTGGATCATAAGCTATAGAATCATCGTAACCTAAACAAAAGTTGTCACCACCATTAATGGGAGAAAGAAGTTCAAGATGATTAACATTCGTAAGAACGCTCCAAAGCTGATCTTTTTGCTGTTGCAGCTCCAACACTCGAGCTTTTGTTGATTCAAGCTGCATCTCGAGTTCTTGCACCATCTTCTGCAGTTGGCAAATAGCTCCAGTGCTGCCATAAACAGGGTCTCTCATCCTGGCTGTTGCTTCATAGACCAGTGCTTTCACAGCATCCTCCCTGTTTGTTTCCTCCACCATCTGGTAAATATTATTGCAGAAAACTCATAAACCAAAATACCACAGATTTAGAAAACAAACAAGGACAAGAGATTGAACTTATTATTACCAAGTACCAACCTGAATCATTTTGATTACGTTGCTGGCACCAAAAACCTTGTGCACCTTGGCAAACCTGTCCATCTCATCACATGGGAAATAGGGGGCCAGAATGCAATTACTGTCGCATCTCCTGCGTAGCATCCTACAAGCGGCACATGGTTGATGGGTCTTGGGTCTTGTAACAATGAGAGATTCTAAACCCATTTTTTGAGGACTATTACATGGGATGAagcaatgtatatgtatataagggaGAAAGAAGGTGGTGTAGGGAAGTCAAGAAGGGGGATAGGGCACTGCTTTGTTTGTTTGTAGGGAGTAAAATTTCAAAGGTTAGTGCTGGGAAGTTGGTGAGGCGGCCACTTGAAGACAGGATCACGATGGTGGCATTGTTGAAAAATGTGGAACTCACTGTTAGACAGTGGACCTAACTGACAACATCCTCGTTGTTGGGATTTTTCACAAAACAAACTATAGTTTTGTCGCTCTTTACACTTTAGTCATTATCTGACAGGATATCTCATTCCAACTTATGACTTGCGACTTACGAGCCTTGTGTATTTCCTCCTAATTCTAAATAAGCTTTTGATGTAAGTAATCTCGTAATCAGATAGTAATGTAAGATTTCccaatatgtttttttatttgtattttgaaGATTAtctttgaataaataaatttagattctTAACTATAATAGATATTTTTCATTATcaagtaatataattttttaaaataaatttatccacattttataatattttttattcatttatttaaataagaatgaaataattaatgaatcaaaattttcacttttttatatattcttcgagaaatattttaatcatatatatatatattattattattagttgtgGACAAATACATTTTGTCGgttgaaatgttacatttataacatatttaccatttaaaaataataattttaatcatatttacccCTAAAATCATAACAAATAacatattttagtaaaataaaattacattttttttcactttcatcAAAAGAGAAGCCTTTATTGTTTATTGATTTTCcacaatttcaatttatttatttaagaaaggagatataaattaatttattagagaaatgcatttatttattattaaaataaaatattataaacttcgATATTTGTATagtaaagaataaaaaagaaaaaaacgtgAGGAAGGTTTAgtaaaacaaatttttaaataatcttacatttcatcaaataaaatatcaaacaataaaattttacatttcacccaaataaataaattaaaataatatattaaataatattaaaatttgataactattatcaaaattaattttagcaCCAAACTCTCACTATTGTTTTTCGTTATAGGATTTGAGAAAATATGAAAGGCTTTTGTAGCCACTTGCATACTGTTGACTTTCAAGGAAAAAGAGAAGGATAATTTGGACTAAAATGATACTTGATCAACCAAAAACGTGTTGTTTTTCATATAATGACAAGTGTCATCATTGTTAATGCAGAATTTGATTCTATATAGAATTATTATATTGAACGCCCacgtgttttttttcttttgctgacatatacatatatatagtgcTTTAAGGTACAATCAGATTGCCAGAGTAGCTTCGTTAAGAAGTTAAGAAGCTTTCGATCTGTTGGTGAGTTTTGGCATTTTATGCATGGAGTCCAAGTACGGGTCACCAACACTTTGGCGTTACCTGCCTTGTTTATTTGACCGGTTGGCCAACCACTGGCATCTTAATCTTAACCTGCACTGTTTTCCTCCCGAGCTATCCAGAGGCTAGAGGCCTGCCACTACTATAATacattctttaaaatttaaatacccaTTGGCTGTTAAGGTTAGAGGGCTCTCGCGTGGAAAATCTTCTACCTAAAACCAATTTCATTGGCTGCTTCCGCAAGTATCAACATCAATTCCTTTTTGAGCCCACGACTTCACAGGCAAATCCAATGCAGATCGAGTGGAGAGTTGCGACTCTTCCCTACATTTGTCTGGTCTCGGACTCGGGGCTTTCCTAGAAACAGCTTCTTTGGAAATGGCGGACGTGGGATAAGGTATGCGTGTATCTAATGATCTCCAAACCTTTAACACTTGCGTGCAcgaaattatattttcttttaagtaCTATGTACGACAGTAGTTTTTATCAGATTAGGATTGATATGCTATTTTGACCCTAAATGACTAGCTTACATGTTCATATTTGTTATTTCAATGTCATAAGATTAGACAACTGATAATTgtctaaaaaaaaaatctcatccAATGGCACTAACACTTGGATGAAAGATACAATTAAAATTTGATAAGCTTCTAAGCATTTTCATTGGTGGAAAACTACTACTCATTCATTTCCTATCCAGTCCAAATCAACAATAAAATTAGCtttaagaaaaaagagaaaaacttaAGGACTATATGTATCGAGGAGCATGAAGGCTCCCACAAAGTTATAGATCCTTGATATTTAGCTTATTTTCTAcgttaaatatataaaagaagcgTAGATACCAAGTGTCATGATTCAGTCAAGATCTAATATAAAAAATGGACCACTTATTTGTACTCTTCATCTTGGTTCTATAGGAGTTGGCGTTAAGAAGATTCTCAAgtgattttctttttctgttcCGTATCGCAGCGAGCCTTATCTTTTCATCATCAACATTGGGATTTTCCATTCCAGACTTTTCTTCTCTAATCTTAAGGATGTACTTCAATATCTCAATAGCATAGATAACTTCGGCAATGACAAATTCCAGAAAACTTAAAGATGCAGTTCAAGTGTTCAATTATGCATAAAGAGTTCAAGATGTAATCCCGGAACCCTTTTTTGCTGTGTCTTGCAAATGAGCAATTTGTAAATGGTTTTAATAAGACTAGTAAAATCATCCTTAAGAACCATAAGCCAGTATTGTCATAAATAGGGGATCAGCCTCATCATCATGCTTTCAACAAAGATAACTGATGCGCATCTAAAAGTAATTTTGACAAGACAGTAAGGTACCCTGGCTGGTAGATTTAGATATGATGTTATCTAATATGAGATGGTTATtgtgaataaaaatgaaaatgcttTTCTTAGCCAATCTGCCCATGCAACGAATGGTTAAAACAAGTAACCAGAGCAGTTAAACAAAATACAGGGATAACATGGTCATTTTAACATGAACGAGTGTAGAACAATGCTAACCTTCCCATGTCATCATAGGTTGCAGCAAGGTTGCTATAAACTCCAAGAGTCTCTAAGTGACATGAGCCACATTCTAGTTCCAATATCTTTCTTGCCTCTTCAAATCACCCAACGGCCTCATCTATTCTGTACAGTTGCACATTGCACATTTGCTAGTCTCATCTGGTTCAATACAATTCCAAAAAAAAGCAGATTTACTCTCCCCACTAGCATGGAGATTTGCCATAGCACTCTCGAAAGAGTTCAAACTTCCCCATACCTCCCAACCAGGTAAAACATCCCACCCATCTGTGCTTCAATTCTGGCAATGATGCTTATGTTGCCATGGGTGTCCTCCAGTAACTTCATCGCCATCTCAAGGAGCTTCAGAGCCTCTACAGGCTAATTCAAAGCTTCATAAATGGCTGATACTTCAGTCAATCCACCGGCAATCTCCTCTGGTGTAGTACCAGGAACCTGTTTAGAATATATCCTAAAGGCATTCTCGGAATAGAATTTGGATTCCCTTAGCTTGCCTGTCTTGTTGTAGAGATCAGCAAGACGAATGAAGACCGATGCCAAAGAAGGGTGACTTTCACCTTTTGTGGacttaaacactgttaagtgccTTCTGATAGGCAAGGATTGCCTCATCAAATCTGCAAAGGGACAAATAAATGTTGCCGATGCTAACATCAATATTAGCCACCTCATTTTCTTAATCATTAGCAATCATTGACATGCTAGCACGGACAAGGTGCTGAAGGGCAGATCCATAGTCTCCTTTTGCTTCACACACAAGAGCCATAAGCTGGTGATCAGCTGCTTCTTCAAGGGGTCCTGGTGCACTGTGCTCTTTGTGGATTTCGAGGGCCTTCTAGCAGGACTTTCTGCCTCGTCAAATTGCACCACTTGAACATGGGCCTCAGCTAAATACCTGACAGTTTCACTCAGTTGAGAATGCACTTATGCTGATTAATGTAACAGTTTCGAGAAAGCAAATTGCTCAATCTAGTATATATATTTCCCCCGGGTTGCTTAGTTGCTCTGTGTATGGCTTTATTGTTTTCACCAAGTGAATTAGCATTAAGCTATTAACCAATATGCAGTGTGCAGAAGACAACATTAAAAGATAACCCTCTGCACCCAGTTTGTTAACAACAAAGGCAGACCAGGAACCAGTTATATTTGGAATATCTTTTAGAAATACTATGTGGTAAGGCTCTAGCAGTCAGGTGGAACCTATAATCTGGTTCACAAGAAACTATGTCCTGCCTGCAAGCAAATCTTTAAAACACTAGTTAATTATAATCGTCATCAAGCACCAATTTTTATTTCTCTGTTGCAGCAATGGCCTTATAGATCACCAGTAAGCAGTTTTATTCCTAGTTTCTATCATGAAGAGCAAAGCGTCTTAAGGCTTAAGTGACACCTCGAACTAAGTCAGCAACAAAAAGTAGCAACTTAACCAATTAACAAGAATTTCAGCAAAACTAATGACAATAATTAACTAACCACAACACAACACCATACATCAAAAGGTTCAAAGAATTAAGAAAGCAGAAGCCAGTCTGCTAGCTGCAGTGAGCGTATTAAGAAGGTTTCAAACATGGCGCTTGGATTCTTAGCATTTCCAACCTCAAAAGAGAACATGCACCCAACTCGccaactaaattgtaaaatcagTAAATAATGGAAGGTTAGTTACCTTACCTACATGTCCTAGAATCCGAATCCCCGAGAGCTTCAATCTGGATCCTTAAGCCGGACTCATAAGAGTTAATAGACCGGTCCAATTGACCCATCATGGAATACGTATCCCCTAACTGCATACAGCCAGAAAACTTCGCCAGAGCATGATCCGACTCATTTCCGAGAAGCGGCACCTCGCTGGATCGCTCCAAAACCGGAACTGCTTCCTCAAACCTCCCCAAGCTACTATAAATCGCCGCCAGAACGTGCAAGCTCATAGCCAGCTCCAAACCCTGACCCGAACACCTCTCGAACGATTTCGTGGCTCGGATGGCGTAATCAAAGCCTTATTCGGGTTATCAGCGGAAGCAATGGAGTCTCGGGCGAGCTTGAGGAGAAACGGACCAGATCCGGATTGTCGAGGGAGGATTCATCAATGTGGGTTTTATCTGGGGTCCTTTTCGTTGGCTTTGGTCGTGAAACCGAAGGTGATGGAGATGGGGATCGCTTGGAGCCGCTTCCATTTTCAGTTCCGGCTACGTGAACCCGCATTTGGTGGAGGTTTAACGGAAACTTGACCCGGCATTGGGAAAGAAAATTTTTCTTCGCAACTGGAAAATCGTTGGCTCATAAAAAAGTACAGAACATAGAATCTAAAGAAGGCCAAAGAATGATCAATGGGGATAAAAAAGATGGCGATGGTGGTGGAGGGTTGCTTGGAGGAAACGTCTCATGATCAAAGAATTTGGATACTTCAATTTAATAAAGAGTttgagaaagaaaaaaggaaCGAAAAGAGAGATGAAATCCATCGGATGAGAGAATTACAGATTCAGGGGGTGGGTTTAATTATCAATGAGAAAGAGTTCaatcgttttttttttttggtaaaacgtAAAATTTTTACTCACAACTTGCGAGAGAAGGGAGGTTTTGCTTTTATTAGCTAGCTACCGTTGTCCGCTTCTTTGCTTTGTCGCTTTTTTGTAATGTTTTGGGTGAGTGTAGGAAGGTGCCGTCCGGTTGTTGCACGACAATATGTATTCGCCATTTATTTTCGTCCAGCCCTTCGCGGTAAAATTTAAGTTATTGTAACAGTAAATTGGCAAAAGTAATATTGTAACTTATTTTTATAAAGCTAAAATAAATGTgggaaaagtgaaaaaaatttcacaagttactaaatttttgaaaatgaaaacaatggtaaaatttcaaatgtaaaaaaaaatttcaaatgtaaaaaaaatatatatatatataaagctatattttaatctattttcatttttaagtagTTCAATCTTTTTGCCTTTATAAGTAAGATTAatgaattatatgaattaaatttataatttataattattttagtgtctTGCAATATTTTAAGGAAATTTTTAACTCCTGAGTTAAATGAAATAACATTGGTCTATTTCTTTACGTCCAAAAAGAATATTagtctatattttttttaaattgctgtattttagtttacttttaatttttaataagtttAAGATAATCTTTGATATttgaatctttaatttttttccccaaattttatatttaaatgctgaacatttttcttaattcaatacttaaattttttttgtctatttaTATATCTAAACATACCAAATGTTATAcagattattttaatatattaacaatgttaaagtagtaaaaataatcaatatatgAATAATATGCGTCATGCAacatgtaatatttttttaactcttgttttcttcttcaatatCACTTCTTTAATTATAGCTTAAAGcacaaattttaacataaatttcttTTGATATTGAATATTTTTTGTGGAATTTAAAGCCTTGTGAGGACCATGCCATGCTTTAAGCATGAGACCCTTCTTGAATTATTTTCGTCATTAACTGTTAAAATAATCTCAATCTGTATCGAAACTAAAGTTTGAGCATATTATTTATTGAAACAAATGAAATtctaaataaatgtaataattcatattactaaatttatttgtttattacttCTAAATTGATCCAATAATcaagataaaaaattaaactttcatTTTAAACATCAAGTTCGATGCTCAACGGCCACCAAAAACTCTGATCATTACTTCCTCTTGTTAtatgataattattttaattcattataattatttctattCATAACACctcaataacttaaaaaaaagttaattaaaagggaaaattaacaagttaaacaatattttttttgaataaattgactgagcttttattaataaaaccataaaaactaATACCCAAAAATATTGGGTTCAGGTCCACTTAAATAAACGGAAATGGGCAAACAATTCGTTTTTTGTGATACACCCATtactaaaataaacaaacaaaaagaagaaacatAATATTAAGTGcaagaaaagaaataattaaaaaaagaaaacctaTTGATTTTTCCCAGTCAAATCAAACAGCCTAGCCACCATTAATTCTATCGTTTTTTCATATCACCAACTTCGTCTGCTCAGCAGATAGCCCTTCCAAAAAAGATTTTTCATTTGCCTGCTATCTTTGACTACTCCATTTCTTCACTACAAATGGTTTCAGTCTAGATTTCTTCTCTATCTTCCTTATAGAGCCAGATCTCTGTGGTTTAGCTCTTCCCCCACCAGGTACAATTCTTCCCTTCTTTCAGTGCTTCTTTTGCTGGTTTATGGGTGAGTATTCTTTGATCTATGGATAAACTGGAAAGTAACCTCTTGAATCCTAGTTCTTTTACTccgaatatctctaatacttgtTCCAAGTACTGATTTGTCCACTTCTATCGATTGACATTTTTTGATGATTATTTTTGAATCTCCCATTATTATTGCTGAAGTTAAACCCATTAATAATACTAACTTGATGGCTTTTAACCCTGCATGAGCTTCTGCTGGAAACAGGGATGAGATATTATAATGGAGAATCGTCTTTGAGGCTTTAAACTCACCCATCTGGTCCCGAACCACAAAACCTAAAGTCGATCTAAAACATCTTTTGTCAAAAGCTGTATCAAACTGTATCATAGCCCTCGTTGTCGCCCCTATTTGATGGTAAACTCTTTCGGTATTAAAGGTAATCTTTTTTCCTCGCACCCCTTCGAGTTCTgctatatatattttgattttttgtgaCAAATCCCTATCTGAAATGGATTTTCTTTCATGAACATACTGGTTCCGTGAGCTCAAAATGAACCATAAAGCACAACAAGTTGATGTGAACAAATcgtgataaattttataatttatgaatgtccgttcttgaaaactaactattatcacgacaaaggcaagcgcacattatcgaacagtagtatagtttatggcaagaccgggatgtcgaacccaaaggaactaaaagtactagtattaactttaactttattatctagcctaaaaataaaggggtttgttttatctaaactaattactaaactaagaatgcacagaaagtaaattaGGGAAATAACTTTTGAGAAaattgattgattaagacaatacccaaagaaaaattcacctagacttcacttgttatttgactctgaatcagacgatttattcatttgacttaatc
It includes:
- the LOC107923687 gene encoding LOB domain-containing protein 25 is translated as MGLESLIVTRPKTHQPCAACRMLRRRCDSNCILAPYFPCDEMDRFAKVHKVFGASNVIKMIQMVEETNREDAVKALVYEATARMRDPVYGSTGAICQLQKMVQELEMQLESTKARVLELQQQKDQLWSVLTNVNHLELLSPINGGDNFCLGYDDSIAYDPDKFPVVGDWIF